A part of Streptomyces sp. NBC_00557 genomic DNA contains:
- a CDS encoding metallopeptidase TldD-related protein, producing the protein MSARTNKPHEIVEQALALSRADGCVVIADEHSTANLRWAGNALTTNGVTRGRTLTVIATVDGAEGTASGVVSRSAVTAEELEPLVRAAEAAARGAGPAEDAQPLVAGVPASPDFTDAPAETSSAVFADFAPALGEAFARARAGGRELYGFANHELVSTYLGTSTGLRLRHDQPTGTLELNAKSPDRTRSAWAGRSTRDFKDIDPGALDAELAVRLGWAERRVELPAGRYETLLPPTAVADLLIYQLWSASGRDAAEGRTVFSRPGGGTRVGEKLCELPLTLRSDPNEPGLECPPFVVAHSSGGDQSVFDNGLPAHATEWISEGVLTRLTTTRHSAGLTGLPVAPALGNLVLDGGEDRSLEEMVAATERGLLLTCLWYIREVDPATLLLTGLTRDGVYLVENGEVTGQVNNFRFNESPVDLLRRATEAGRTERTLPREWSDWFTRAAMPPLRIPDFNMSSVSQGV; encoded by the coding sequence ATGAGCGCCCGTACGAACAAGCCGCACGAGATCGTCGAGCAGGCGCTGGCGCTGTCCCGGGCCGACGGCTGCGTCGTCATCGCCGACGAGCACTCCACCGCCAACCTGCGCTGGGCGGGCAACGCGCTGACCACGAACGGCGTGACCCGCGGCCGTACGCTCACCGTGATCGCGACCGTGGACGGCGCCGAGGGCACCGCCTCCGGCGTGGTGTCCCGGTCCGCGGTCACCGCCGAGGAGCTGGAGCCGCTGGTGCGGGCGGCGGAGGCCGCCGCGCGCGGCGCCGGGCCCGCCGAGGACGCGCAGCCGCTGGTCGCCGGCGTGCCCGCGTCGCCGGACTTCACGGACGCGCCGGCCGAGACCTCCTCCGCCGTCTTCGCCGACTTCGCGCCGGCGCTGGGCGAGGCGTTCGCACGCGCGCGTGCCGGCGGCCGGGAGCTGTACGGCTTCGCCAACCACGAGCTGGTGTCGACGTACCTGGGCACGTCCACCGGGCTGCGGCTGCGCCACGACCAGCCCACCGGCACGCTGGAGCTGAACGCCAAGTCGCCCGACCGCACGCGCTCGGCCTGGGCGGGCCGCTCCACCCGGGACTTCAAGGACATCGACCCGGGCGCGCTCGACGCCGAGCTGGCGGTGCGGCTCGGCTGGGCGGAGCGGCGCGTGGAGCTGCCCGCCGGCCGCTACGAGACGCTGCTGCCGCCCACGGCCGTCGCGGACCTGCTGATCTACCAGCTGTGGTCGGCGTCGGGCCGGGACGCGGCCGAGGGCCGGACGGTGTTCTCCAGGCCGGGCGGAGGCACGCGGGTGGGCGAGAAGCTGTGCGAGCTGCCGCTGACCCTGCGCAGCGACCCGAACGAGCCGGGCCTGGAATGCCCGCCCTTCGTGGTCGCCCACTCCTCCGGCGGCGACCAGTCCGTGTTCGACAACGGGCTGCCGGCCCATGCCACGGAGTGGATCTCCGAGGGGGTCCTCACGCGTCTGACGACCACCCGGCACAGCGCGGGCCTGACCGGGCTGCCGGTGGCTCCCGCCCTCGGGAACCTCGTCCTGGACGGCGGGGAGGACCGCTCGCTGGAGGAGATGGTCGCGGCCACCGAGCGCGGTCTGCTGCTGACCTGCCTGTGGTACATCCGCGAGGTCGATCCGGCGACGCTGCTGCTCACCGGCCTGACCCGGGACGGCGTGTACCTCGTGGAGAACGGCGAGGTGACCGGGCAGGTGAACAACTTCCGGTTCAACGAGTCGCCGGTGGACCTGCTGCGGCGGGCCACCGAGGCGGGCCGGACCGAGAGGACCCTGCCGCGCGAGTGGAGCGACTGGTTCACCCGGGCCGCGATGCCGCCGCTGCGCATCCCGGATTTCAACATGAGCTCTGTCAGTCAGGGCGTATAA
- a CDS encoding SixA phosphatase family protein, translating into MSAADLRSIVLLRHAKADWPQVSDHERPLAERGRMDAAVAGRKLADTGITFDLALCSTAVRTRETWKLAVHELTHRPKTVYEERVYEASPGELIAVLNEIPDDVRNVILIGHNPGIHGLADILSGSAEGEARARMNRRGFPAAAFALLSFEGPWKSLEPAVATLTDYWAPAE; encoded by the coding sequence ATGAGCGCCGCAGACCTTCGCAGCATCGTCCTCCTCCGGCATGCGAAAGCCGACTGGCCGCAGGTGTCCGACCATGAACGCCCGCTCGCCGAGCGGGGCCGCATGGACGCCGCGGTCGCCGGACGCAAGCTGGCCGACACCGGCATCACCTTCGACCTGGCCCTGTGCTCCACCGCCGTCCGGACCCGCGAGACCTGGAAGCTCGCCGTCCACGAACTGACGCACCGGCCGAAGACCGTCTACGAGGAGCGGGTCTACGAGGCCTCGCCCGGCGAGCTGATCGCCGTGCTGAACGAGATTCCGGACGACGTGCGGAACGTGATCCTGATCGGCCACAACCCCGGCATCCACGGTCTCGCCGACATCCTGTCGGGCAGCGCCGAGGGGGAGGCCCGCGCGCGGATGAACCGGCGCGGCTTCCCCGCCGCCGCCTTCGCGCTGCTGTCCTTCGAGGGCCCCTGGAAGAGCCTGGAGCCGGCCGTGGCCACGCTCACGGACTACTGGGCGCCCGCCGAGTGA
- the fabI gene encoding enoyl-ACP reductase FabI: protein MSGILEGKRVLITGVLMESSIAFHAAKLAQEQGAEIILTAFPRPTLTERIAKKLPKPTKVIELDVTNDEHLGRLADLVGEELGGLDGVVHSIGFAPQDALGGNFLNTPFESVATAMHVSAFSLKSLTMACLPLMQNGGSVVGLTFDAQYAWPQYDWMGPAKAALEATNRYMARDLGKQNIRCNLISAGPIGSMAAKSIPGFSELASVWDTRSPLEWDLKDPEPAGRGIVALLSDWFPKTTGEIIHVDGGLHAIGA from the coding sequence ATGAGCGGAATCCTCGAGGGCAAGCGCGTCCTGATCACCGGCGTGCTGATGGAGTCCTCCATCGCCTTCCACGCGGCCAAGCTGGCGCAGGAGCAGGGCGCGGAGATCATCCTGACCGCGTTCCCGCGGCCCACGCTGACCGAGCGCATCGCCAAGAAGCTCCCCAAGCCCACCAAGGTCATCGAGCTGGACGTCACCAACGACGAGCACCTCGGCCGGCTGGCCGACCTCGTCGGCGAGGAGCTGGGCGGCCTCGACGGCGTCGTGCACTCCATCGGCTTCGCTCCGCAGGACGCGCTGGGCGGCAACTTCCTCAACACGCCGTTCGAGTCCGTGGCCACCGCCATGCACGTCTCGGCGTTCTCCCTGAAGTCGCTCACCATGGCCTGCCTGCCGCTGATGCAGAACGGCGGCTCGGTCGTCGGCCTCACCTTCGACGCCCAGTACGCCTGGCCGCAGTACGACTGGATGGGCCCGGCCAAGGCCGCTCTCGAGGCCACCAACCGCTACATGGCGCGCGACCTGGGCAAGCAGAACATCCGCTGCAACCTCATCTCCGCGGGCCCGATCGGCTCCATGGCCGCCAAGTCCATCCCGGGCTTCAGCGAGCTGGCCTCCGTCTGGGACACCCGCTCCCCGCTCGAGTGGGACCTGAAGGACCCCGAGCCGGCCGGCCGCGGCATCGTCGCCCTGCTCAGCGACTGGTTCCCGAAGACCACCGGCGAGATCATCCACGTCGACGGCGGTCTGCACGCGATCGGCGCCTGA
- the fabG gene encoding 3-oxoacyl-[acyl-carrier-protein] reductase has protein sequence MSRSVLVTGGNRGIGLAIARAFADAGDKVAITYRSGEPPAGFLAVKCDITDPEQVEQAYKEIEDQHGPVEVLIANAGVTKDQLLMRMSEEDFTSVIDTNLTGTFRVVKRANRGMLRAKKGRVVLISSVVGLLGSAGQANYAASKAALVGFARSLARELGSRNITFNVVAPGFVDTDMTKVLSDEQRQSIVSQVPLGRYAQPEEIAATVRFLASDDASYITGAVIPVDGGLGMGH, from the coding sequence TTGAGCCGCTCGGTTCTCGTCACCGGAGGAAACCGGGGCATCGGCCTCGCCATCGCCCGCGCGTTCGCCGACGCAGGCGACAAGGTCGCGATCACGTACCGCTCGGGGGAGCCGCCGGCCGGCTTCCTCGCGGTCAAGTGCGACATCACCGACCCGGAGCAGGTGGAGCAGGCCTACAAGGAGATCGAGGACCAGCACGGTCCGGTCGAGGTCCTGATCGCCAACGCCGGCGTGACCAAGGACCAGCTCCTGATGCGCATGTCCGAGGAGGACTTCACCTCGGTCATCGACACCAACCTCACCGGCACCTTCCGTGTCGTCAAGCGGGCCAACCGCGGCATGCTGCGCGCCAAGAAGGGCCGCGTCGTCCTGATCTCCTCGGTGGTGGGCCTGCTCGGCTCCGCCGGCCAGGCGAACTACGCCGCCTCCAAGGCCGCCCTCGTCGGCTTCGCGCGCTCCCTCGCCCGTGAGCTGGGCTCGCGCAACATCACCTTCAACGTCGTCGCGCCCGGTTTCGTCGACACCGACATGACCAAGGTGCTCAGCGACGAGCAGCGCCAGAGCATCGTCTCGCAGGTGCCGCTCGGCCGTTACGCGCAGCCGGAGGAGATCGCCGCGACGGTGCGGTTCCTCGCCTCGGACGACGCCTCGTACATCACTGGAGCCGTCATCCCCGTTGACGGCGGACTGGGAATGGGTCACTGA
- a CDS encoding SGM_5486 family transporter-associated protein encodes MQPVLDPNPQNGQKKMLLVFGAFFAIFAVIAVIATLASP; translated from the coding sequence ATGCAGCCTGTGCTCGACCCGAATCCGCAGAACGGCCAGAAGAAGATGCTGCTCGTCTTCGGCGCGTTCTTCGCCATCTTCGCCGTCATCGCCGTCATCGCGACCCTCGCCTCCCCGTGA
- a CDS encoding TldD/PmbA family protein, whose product MPHSIDEAFTALPLRSLADAALARARALGAEHADFRFERVRSAAWRLRDARPSGSSDTTDLGYAVRVVHGGTWGFASGVDLTMDAAARVASQAVAMAKLSAQVIKAAGSDERVELADEPVHADKTWVSSYEIDPFSVPDEEKVALLTEWSARLLAAKGVDHVDASLLTVHENKFYADTAGTVTTQQRVRLHPQLTAVSVDESSGEFDSMRTLAPPVGRGWEYLTGTGWDWDGELERIPELLAEKMRAPSVEPGLYDLVVDPSNLWLTIHESIGHATELDRALGYEAAYAGTSFATFDQLGKLKYGSELMNVTGDRTAEHGLATVGYDDEGVEAQSWDLVKDGTLVGYQLDRRIARLTGFDRSNGCAYADSPAHVPVQRMANVSLQPDPAGMSTEDLIGGVERGIYVVGDRSWSIDMQRYNFQFTGQRFFRIENGRITGQLKDVAYQATTTDFWGSMTAVGGPQTYVLGGAFNCGKAQPGQVAAVSHGCPSALFRGVTILNTTQEAGR is encoded by the coding sequence GTGCCTCATTCCATCGACGAAGCCTTCACGGCGCTTCCGCTCAGGTCCCTCGCCGACGCGGCGCTGGCACGCGCGCGTGCGCTGGGTGCCGAGCACGCGGACTTCCGGTTCGAGCGGGTGCGCAGCGCGGCCTGGCGGCTGCGGGACGCGAGGCCGTCCGGGTCGTCGGACACCACCGACCTCGGGTACGCGGTGCGGGTCGTGCACGGCGGCACGTGGGGCTTCGCGTCCGGGGTGGACCTGACCATGGACGCCGCCGCCCGGGTGGCCTCGCAGGCGGTCGCGATGGCCAAGCTGTCCGCGCAGGTCATCAAGGCCGCGGGGTCGGACGAGCGGGTGGAGCTGGCGGACGAGCCGGTGCACGCCGACAAGACGTGGGTGTCGTCGTACGAGATCGATCCGTTCTCCGTGCCCGACGAGGAGAAGGTGGCGCTGCTCACGGAGTGGAGCGCGCGGCTGCTGGCGGCGAAGGGCGTCGACCACGTGGACGCCTCGCTGCTCACCGTGCACGAGAACAAGTTCTACGCCGACACCGCCGGGACCGTGACGACCCAGCAGCGGGTGCGGCTGCATCCGCAGCTGACGGCCGTGTCGGTCGACGAGTCGAGCGGGGAGTTCGACTCCATGCGGACCCTCGCGCCGCCCGTGGGGCGCGGCTGGGAGTACCTGACCGGTACCGGCTGGGACTGGGACGGGGAGCTGGAGCGGATCCCGGAGCTGCTCGCCGAGAAGATGCGCGCGCCGAGCGTGGAGCCGGGCCTGTACGACCTGGTGGTCGACCCGTCCAACCTGTGGCTGACCATCCACGAGTCGATCGGCCACGCCACCGAGCTGGACCGCGCCCTCGGCTACGAGGCCGCCTACGCCGGCACCTCCTTCGCCACCTTCGACCAGCTGGGCAAGCTGAAGTACGGCTCCGAGCTGATGAACGTCACCGGTGACCGCACCGCCGAGCACGGCCTGGCGACCGTCGGGTACGACGACGAGGGCGTCGAGGCGCAGTCCTGGGACCTGGTGAAGGACGGCACGCTGGTCGGCTACCAGCTGGACCGCAGGATCGCCCGGCTGACCGGGTTCGACCGGTCCAACGGGTGCGCGTACGCCGACTCCCCCGCGCACGTGCCGGTGCAGCGCATGGCCAACGTCTCGCTGCAACCCGATCCGGCCGGGATGTCCACCGAGGACCTGATCGGAGGCGTCGAGCGGGGCATCTACGTGGTCGGCGACCGGTCCTGGTCGATCGACATGCAGCGGTACAACTTCCAGTTCACCGGGCAGCGGTTCTTCAGGATCGAGAACGGGCGGATCACCGGCCAGCTGAAGGACGTGGCCTACCAGGCGACCACGACGGACTTCTGGGGCTCGATGACCGCGGTGGGCGGCCCGCAGACCTACGTCCTCGGCGGCGCCTTCAACTGCGGCAAGGCCCAGCCGGGGCAGGTGGCCGCCGTGTCGCACGGCTGCCCGTCCGCCCTCTTCCGGGGCGTCACCATTCTGAACACCACGCAGGAGGCCGGCCGATGA
- a CDS encoding CynX/NimT family MFS transporter, which yields MAREETRTVEIRTAMTPAGRGAAAATSTPETTAGAGRTRAWATRLVVVGIVLSALNLRPAITSLGALLEEVRDGLGMSGSVAGLLTSVPPLCFAVFGVTAPRLARRFGPAAVVCAGMAAITAGLLIRPYAGSTAGFLAASALALMGIAVSNVLMPVIVKRWFPDRVGSMTGLYSMALALGTSAAAAVTVPVAHALGGWQPGLTVWAALAGAAVLPWLPLVRDRDRGTAPARPGEGERTADPKRGTAEREAGTQPGAGAQRDAGAQREAGPERHAPLRIARSRTAWALAVFFGLQATAAYITMGWMPQIFRDAGVPAGTAGVLLAVTMVMGVPLAFVIPRVAARLPHQGPIALVLGACGLVGYAGLYLAPAAGAWAWALLLGVSNCAFPLALTMVGMRARSGPGVAQLSAFAQSTGYLISIPGPLLVGVLYQHSGGWGLPIALMTGLMLPQMAVGFLAGRDRTVEDEANR from the coding sequence ATGGCACGTGAGGAAACCCGGACAGTGGAGATCCGTACGGCGATGACACCGGCCGGACGCGGTGCGGCCGCCGCGACGAGCACCCCCGAGACGACCGCCGGCGCCGGACGCACGCGCGCGTGGGCCACGCGGCTGGTCGTCGTCGGCATCGTGCTGTCCGCGCTGAACCTCCGCCCGGCCATCACAAGCCTCGGCGCACTCCTGGAGGAGGTGCGCGACGGCCTCGGCATGAGCGGCAGCGTGGCCGGCCTGCTCACGTCCGTGCCGCCGCTGTGCTTCGCGGTCTTCGGCGTCACCGCGCCCCGGCTGGCCCGGCGCTTCGGCCCGGCCGCCGTGGTGTGCGCCGGCATGGCCGCCATCACCGCGGGCCTGCTGATACGGCCGTACGCCGGCAGCACGGCCGGCTTCCTGGCCGCCAGCGCGCTCGCCCTGATGGGCATCGCCGTCAGCAATGTGCTCATGCCGGTCATCGTCAAGCGCTGGTTCCCCGACCGGGTCGGGTCCATGACCGGCCTGTACTCCATGGCCCTCGCCCTCGGCACCTCCGCGGCCGCCGCGGTGACCGTGCCCGTGGCGCACGCCCTGGGCGGCTGGCAGCCCGGTCTGACCGTGTGGGCCGCCCTCGCGGGCGCCGCCGTCCTGCCCTGGCTGCCGCTCGTCCGCGACCGCGACCGCGGTACGGCGCCCGCGCGGCCGGGGGAGGGGGAGCGCACGGCGGACCCGAAGCGCGGGACGGCGGAGCGAGAAGCGGGGACGCAGCCAGGCGCCGGGGCGCAGCGAGACGCCGGGGCGCAGCGAGAAGCGGGGCCGGAGCGGCATGCGCCCCTGCGTATCGCCCGCAGCCGCACCGCCTGGGCCCTCGCCGTCTTCTTCGGCCTCCAGGCCACCGCCGCCTACATCACCATGGGCTGGATGCCGCAGATCTTCCGTGACGCCGGCGTCCCGGCCGGCACCGCGGGCGTGCTGCTCGCCGTCACCATGGTGATGGGCGTGCCGCTGGCCTTCGTCATCCCCAGGGTCGCCGCCCGGCTGCCCCACCAGGGCCCGATCGCGCTGGTCCTGGGCGCGTGCGGCCTCGTCGGATACGCCGGCCTGTACCTCGCCCCGGCCGCCGGCGCCTGGGCCTGGGCCCTGCTGCTCGGCGTCTCCAACTGCGCCTTCCCGCTGGCCCTGACGATGGTCGGCATGCGGGCCCGCAGCGGTCCGGGCGTGGCCCAGCTGTCCGCGTTCGCGCAGAGCACCGGGTATCTCATCTCCATCCCCGGCCCGCTGCTGGTCGGCGTCCTCTACCAGCACAGCGGCGGCTGGGGCCTGCCGATCGCCCTGATGACCGGCCTGATGCTGCCCCAGATGGCGGTGGGCTTCCTGGCAGGCCGCGACCGCACGGTGGAGGACGAAGCGAACCGCTGA
- a CDS encoding FadR/GntR family transcriptional regulator has protein sequence MPLSHPRRSALSEQVIAELRNQITSGEWPVGSRIPTEPELVEQLGVARNTVREAVRALAHNGLLDIRQGSGTYVVATSELAGVMHRRFAGADPRHIAELRAALESAAAKLAAERRTEKDLKQLDALLERRELAWETGETEAFVTADATFHLAVVAASHNDVMTAMYADLGEVLRDWLRADVGAELTPETHMDHTGLLDAIRAQDAEAAAAEAASYPFLCRPGRFSAPSGG, from the coding sequence ATGCCCCTGAGCCACCCGCGCCGTTCGGCCTTGTCCGAGCAGGTCATCGCCGAACTGCGCAACCAGATCACGTCCGGCGAGTGGCCGGTCGGCTCGCGCATCCCGACGGAGCCGGAACTCGTCGAACAGCTCGGCGTCGCCCGCAACACCGTCCGCGAGGCCGTCCGCGCCCTGGCCCACAACGGCCTGCTGGACATCCGGCAGGGCTCCGGCACCTATGTGGTGGCGACGAGCGAGCTGGCCGGCGTGATGCACCGCCGGTTCGCCGGCGCCGACCCCCGGCACATCGCGGAGCTGCGGGCCGCGCTGGAGTCGGCAGCGGCGAAGCTGGCAGCCGAGCGGCGCACCGAGAAGGACCTCAAACAGCTGGACGCCCTGCTGGAGCGGCGCGAGCTGGCCTGGGAGACCGGCGAGACGGAGGCCTTCGTGACCGCCGACGCCACCTTCCACCTGGCCGTCGTGGCCGCCTCGCACAACGACGTGATGACGGCCATGTACGCCGATCTGGGCGAGGTGCTGCGGGACTGGCTGCGCGCGGACGTGGGCGCGGAGCTGACGCCGGAGACGCACATGGACCACACGGGTCTGCTGGACGCCATCCGCGCCCAGGACGCCGAGGCGGCGGCGGCCGAGGCCGCGAGCTATCCGTTCCTGTGCCGCCCGGGCCGCTTCAGCGCACCTTCTGGTGGCTGA